GGCGTGAAAAGTGAGCTCAAGAATACGGGTTATGACCACTTGTAAATTTGGAGGCAGAACGAAAATGAATCAGTGGAGATATACATCTCATTCAGAACAAGAAACTTGGGAGTTGGCAAAACAAATCGCAGCCCTTCTCGAAAAGGGGACTGTCCTGACACTTGAAGGTGACTTAGGGGCTGGGAAGACGAGTTTCACGAAAGGACTTGCAAAAGGTCTTGGAATTAAACGTAATGTGAATAGCCCGACGTTTACCATTATGAAGGAATATGTCGGACGCCTTCCACTTTACCATATGGATGCATATCGGTTAGAAGATGAAATGGAAGACTTAGGGTTAGATGATTACTTCGAAGGAGAAGGAGTGACTGTTGTCGAGTGGCCAAGTATGATTGAAGAACAGTTGCCTGATGAAAGGTTAGAAATTGTCATTAAGCATGATGGCGAAACAGAGAGACGACTATCTTTTTATCCACATGGAGAAAGATATGAAAACATATGCAAGGAGATTTTGGAATCATGAATGTATTAGCGATTGATACATCAACGTATGTGATGGGTGTTGCAGTTTTAACAGAAGGTAAAGTTGCTGGAGAATTTGTTACACATATAAAGAAGAATCATTCACTGAGACTTATGCCAGCGATCCGAACGTTAATGGAAGAAATAGAGATGAGTCCGAAAGATTTGGATCGGATTGTTGTTAATGAAGGTCCGGGTTCTTACACCGGAGTGAGAATTGGCGTGACAACGGCGAAGACGATGGCATGGTCATTGAACATTCCTGTTGTGGGGGTATCAAGTATTGAGGTCATGGCACAAAACGGAAAGTACTTTCCTGGGGTGATCTCTCCATTTATCGATGCGAGACGTGGACAAGTTTTCACAGGGCTCTATCAATATGAAGGTGGCAGCATTGTTCAGAAAAAAGAAGATCAGATCATTCAACATAAAGAATGGTTAGAAGATATGAAACAATTAGACGAGGATATCATATTTATCAGCCCAGAAATGGAAAAGCAAGAAGAGGTCGTTCGATCGTTGCTAGGTGACCGTGCTCATATAGCGGAACCAGCAATCACTTATCCGCGACCGAGTGAACTAGCTTATATTGGTTCAAAAAAAGAAGTAGATCAATTTACACATTTATTTTCACCTAACTACTTACGTTTGGCAGAAGCAGAGGCGAAATGGTTAGCTGAAAATAAACAAAAGTAAACTAATTAGTAAGGCGGCTATACTATGGGGGAAGAGATTGTCATTCGTTTTATGAAAGAAGAAGATTTAGACGAAGTGTTAGAGGTGGAACATGACTGTTTCCCATCTCCTTGGAGTAGAAGTGCATTTCTGAATGAGTTAACAACAAACCAGTTTGCTTACTATTTAGTTGCATCATTAGAAGGGAAAGTAATCGGTTATTGTGGTGTTTGGGTCATTGTCGATGAAGCCCACATCACAAATGTTGCGATCCACTCATCTTGTCGTAGAAGAGGGATTGGAGAGCAATTGTTATTAGGTTCAATGAATATGGCGAAAACATTAGGAGCCAATAAGCTGACCCTTGAAGTTCGTGTTTCGAATGAGGCAGCGCAAAAGTTATATGAAAAACTTGGTTTTGTTGCAGGTGGCATACGGAAAAACTATTACACAGATAATCAAGAAGATGCACAAATAATGTGGGTGAATTTATCATGACAATGAATAATCAAACAATCATATTAGGAATAGAAACGAGCTGTGATGAAACGTCAGTGGCTGTCGTAAAAAATGGCCGAGAGATTTTAAGTAATGTCGTTTCTTCACAAATTGAAAGTCATAAACGATTTGGTGGGGTTGTGCC
The Bacillus shivajii DNA segment above includes these coding regions:
- the tsaB gene encoding tRNA (adenosine(37)-N6)-threonylcarbamoyltransferase complex dimerization subunit type 1 TsaB; the protein is MNVLAIDTSTYVMGVAVLTEGKVAGEFVTHIKKNHSLRLMPAIRTLMEEIEMSPKDLDRIVVNEGPGSYTGVRIGVTTAKTMAWSLNIPVVGVSSIEVMAQNGKYFPGVISPFIDARRGQVFTGLYQYEGGSIVQKKEDQIIQHKEWLEDMKQLDEDIIFISPEMEKQEEVVRSLLGDRAHIAEPAITYPRPSELAYIGSKKEVDQFTHLFSPNYLRLAEAEAKWLAENKQK
- the tsaE gene encoding tRNA (adenosine(37)-N6)-threonylcarbamoyltransferase complex ATPase subunit type 1 TsaE, with the protein product MNQWRYTSHSEQETWELAKQIAALLEKGTVLTLEGDLGAGKTSFTKGLAKGLGIKRNVNSPTFTIMKEYVGRLPLYHMDAYRLEDEMEDLGLDDYFEGEGVTVVEWPSMIEEQLPDERLEIVIKHDGETERRLSFYPHGERYENICKEILES
- the rimI gene encoding ribosomal protein S18-alanine N-acetyltransferase is translated as MGEEIVIRFMKEEDLDEVLEVEHDCFPSPWSRSAFLNELTTNQFAYYLVASLEGKVIGYCGVWVIVDEAHITNVAIHSSCRRRGIGEQLLLGSMNMAKTLGANKLTLEVRVSNEAAQKLYEKLGFVAGGIRKNYYTDNQEDAQIMWVNLS